One segment of Thermodesulfobacteriota bacterium DNA contains the following:
- the atpB gene encoding F0F1 ATP synthase subunit A, with product MGHDFTWVSTFPFFHFVTSFLGHEHDALAVYHGILVFLVLTILVLIGYARKSKNLIPEGKASIRNFLEVLVEAVLGLVENTLGHEGRRFLPLIGTLAIFILFCNLLGLFPGFLPPTDNINTTAACALTVFFYYHYVGIKRHGWKYVKQFTGSFWPIAPLMFPIEIISHLARPLSLSLRLFGNITGDHLVLVIFSGLIPLIVPIFALGLGIFVSVIQSLVFILLSMMYISGALAEEH from the coding sequence ATGGGACATGATTTTACATGGGTTTCAACATTTCCGTTTTTTCATTTTGTTACGTCTTTTTTAGGTCACGAACATGATGCCTTGGCTGTTTATCATGGAATACTGGTATTCTTGGTTCTAACTATTCTTGTACTTATAGGGTATGCAAGAAAATCTAAAAACCTTATTCCTGAAGGTAAAGCCAGTATCAGGAATTTTCTGGAGGTGCTTGTTGAAGCAGTTCTTGGTCTGGTAGAGAACACATTAGGGCACGAGGGAAGAAGGTTTTTACCTTTGATTGGTACCCTTGCCATATTTATATTGTTCTGTAACCTGTTGGGGCTTTTCCCAGGGTTTTTGCCGCCAACAGACAATATCAATACAACGGCAGCATGTGCACTAACTGTCTTCTTCTACTATCATTATGTAGGGATTAAGAGACATGGATGGAAGTATGTAAAACAGTTTACAGGGTCTTTTTGGCCGATAGCTCCGCTGATGTTTCCTATTGAGATTATAAGTCATTTAGCCCGTCCGTTATCATTGTCCCTCAGGTTATTTGGGAATATTACAGGAGATCATTTGGTTCTGGTTATATTTTCTGGTTTAATACCCCTGATTGTTCCAATCTTTGCATTGGGTCTTGGAATTTTTGTTTCCGTCATTCAATCTTTAGTGTTTATTCTTCTTTCAATGATGTACATATCAGGTGCTCTTGCTGAAGAACATTAA
- a CDS encoding phosphoglycerate kinase, which produces MKNGLDTKLPLIQDANLDSKVVLLRVDHNVVKGGFIRDPYRIDSTLGTIYNIVERGGRPILMTHVGRPRNKKTGEINCTPGNSVDPIVEYLERKLHIKFHIPKFNIDSAKGIPGIDTSINLAIKELRNRNIGGIYLPNTRWFQGEEGDGDVRENFALQLAGLADVFVNDAFGSWQPHASTYDITKHLPSFAGFLMQQEIKNLSYVLEPTRPFVAVVAGAKYDTKIGPLKEIYKKVDHLILGGVIYSTFLSAKYKVQIEGIPESDVMAAEDLVETDRKSHKIIELPYVVESDTLEGRIPGKYRTISIRDFKKGKKVGYILDVDPKSFEDKRVSSFIGDAMTIFVNAVMGFTPHFTAGSEVLDKTIDQNSKARKLYGGGDTLQEFKNLCPGLYLAVLDDAQYYFFTGGGSVLKAIQEGSPYGMEPIRGLIENGGKPPR; this is translated from the coding sequence ATGAAAAATGGTTTGGATACAAAACTTCCTTTAATACAAGATGCAAACCTTGATAGTAAAGTAGTTTTGCTAAGAGTTGACCATAATGTGGTAAAAGGAGGATTCATAAGAGATCCATACAGGATAGATAGCACATTGGGTACAATTTATAACATCGTGGAAAGGGGAGGGCGTCCTATCCTTATGACCCATGTGGGGAGGCCACGTAACAAAAAAACAGGAGAGATAAACTGTACCCCAGGCAATTCTGTAGACCCCATTGTAGAGTACCTGGAGCGCAAGCTGCACATAAAGTTTCATATACCAAAGTTCAATATAGATTCTGCCAAAGGGATTCCAGGTATAGATACATCTATAAATCTGGCGATAAAAGAATTAAGGAACAGAAATATAGGGGGCATTTATCTTCCAAATACCAGATGGTTCCAGGGAGAAGAGGGAGATGGAGATGTTCGGGAAAACTTTGCCTTACAGCTTGCAGGACTGGCAGATGTCTTTGTTAATGATGCCTTTGGGAGCTGGCAGCCCCATGCCTCAACATACGATATCACGAAACATTTACCTTCATTTGCTGGCTTTTTAATGCAGCAGGAGATAAAAAACCTGAGCTATGTATTAGAACCTACCAGACCATTTGTGGCCGTCGTTGCCGGTGCCAAGTATGATACCAAAATAGGACCATTAAAAGAAATCTACAAGAAAGTAGACCACCTTATACTAGGCGGTGTCATATACAGTACCTTTCTAAGTGCTAAGTATAAGGTGCAGATAGAGGGTATCCCCGAGTCAGATGTTATGGCGGCTGAGGATTTAGTTGAGACCGACAGAAAGAGCCACAAGATAATAGAACTGCCCTATGTGGTTGAATCAGATACCCTGGAAGGAAGGATTCCAGGGAAATACAGAACAATATCAATTCGGGATTTTAAGAAGGGAAAGAAAGTTGGCTACATATTGGATGTTGATCCTAAGTCCTTCGAGGACAAAAGGGTGTCAAGTTTTATAGGAGATGCAATGACTATTTTTGTAAACGCAGTGATGGGATTTACCCCTCATTTTACAGCCGGTTCAGAAGTGTTAGATAAAACTATTGATCAGAACAGTAAAGCAAGGAAGCTGTATGGGGGTGGAGATACATTACAAGAATTTAAAAACCTTTGTCCTGGGTTGTATCTGGCCGTTCTGGATGATGCACAGTATTACTTCTTCACAGGGGGAGGAAGTGTACTCAAGGCTATACAGGAAGGAAGTCCATATGGTATGGAACCCATAAGGGGACTGATAGAAAATGGTGGAAAGCCGCCCAGGTAA
- a CDS encoding aldehyde ferredoxin oxidoreductase N-terminal domain-containing protein, protein MSHLKGYAGSILRIDLSARKIYKTPTIEYADLFIGGRGVGCKIYWDEVPPEADAFHPENRMIFLTGPLCGIPGFAGARWQVCAKSPLNNRFSYCNLGGSWGVYLKFAGYDALVVNGKADMPVYLYINNDVVEIRDAGRFWSKGAIDTREALKKELGNSFRIVSIGPAGENRVTFAILLADNDATGGSGLGAVMGSKSLKAIAVYGKGKVDVASPERVKGLKKRVSELTRGMMLSLPTVFASDKIRKDSCYGCTHECIRSVFHGKSGRKGKFMCQAALFYQTRAQRYYGEDNEVPFEAAKLCDNYGIDTHPVETMIMWLSRCYNANVLNEEQAGIPLSRIGSIEFIEKLVRDISRRDGFGDLLANGTHRAAEALGPPAKNLIKDYITRTGYNPVYGARMFITTALFYAMEPRLPIQQLHEISILGMLWAAQAKGYDDNYITSRVFRAIGDRFWGSEIAADFSTYEGKSLAAARIQDRQYAKESLILCDFIWPIMHTGITDDHVGDPTLESKVYSAVTGREIDEKGLYMIGERIFNLQRAILVREGHKGREDDTLEEFNFTIPLKGDFLNEDCLLPGEDGKPFSRKGMVLDRKGFEKMKDEYYSIRGWDVSTGLQTPGKLRELKLLTAL, encoded by the coding sequence ATGTCCCACTTAAAAGGCTATGCAGGCAGCATCTTAAGAATAGACCTTTCAGCAAGGAAAATATATAAGACACCAACTATAGAATATGCTGATCTTTTTATAGGTGGAAGGGGTGTTGGGTGCAAAATCTATTGGGATGAGGTGCCTCCTGAAGCAGACGCCTTTCATCCTGAAAACCGTATGATCTTTCTAACAGGCCCCCTTTGTGGTATCCCTGGATTCGCTGGTGCAAGATGGCAGGTTTGTGCCAAATCACCACTTAATAACCGTTTTTCCTATTGCAACCTGGGTGGTTCCTGGGGTGTGTACCTTAAGTTCGCTGGTTACGATGCCCTTGTGGTTAACGGTAAGGCAGATATGCCCGTATATCTATACATTAACAATGATGTTGTAGAGATAAGGGATGCAGGTCGCTTTTGGAGCAAGGGTGCTATAGATACCAGGGAGGCTTTAAAAAAGGAGTTGGGTAATTCCTTCAGGATAGTTTCCATAGGCCCGGCTGGGGAAAACAGGGTAACCTTTGCTATACTCCTGGCAGACAATGATGCTACAGGCGGAAGCGGCTTAGGGGCAGTGATGGGATCGAAAAGCCTTAAGGCTATAGCTGTCTATGGAAAAGGCAAGGTTGATGTTGCCTCACCAGAAAGGGTAAAAGGGCTGAAAAAAAGGGTTTCTGAGCTTACCAGGGGTATGATGCTGTCACTTCCAACTGTTTTTGCTTCTGATAAGATCAGGAAGGACTCATGTTACGGCTGTACCCATGAGTGTATTCGGAGTGTCTTCCACGGGAAGAGCGGCAGAAAGGGTAAGTTTATGTGCCAGGCTGCCCTCTTTTATCAGACCCGTGCACAACGTTATTACGGAGAAGATAACGAGGTTCCATTTGAAGCCGCCAAGCTCTGCGACAATTACGGCATCGATACCCATCCTGTTGAAACTATGATCATGTGGTTGAGCAGGTGTTATAATGCCAACGTCTTAAATGAGGAGCAGGCAGGCATTCCCCTTTCCAGGATAGGGAGCATTGAATTTATTGAGAAGCTTGTTAGAGACATATCCCGAAGGGACGGGTTTGGTGATCTCCTTGCAAATGGAACCCACAGGGCAGCCGAGGCATTGGGTCCCCCTGCAAAGAATCTTATTAAAGACTATATTACAAGAACAGGGTATAATCCTGTTTATGGGGCAAGGATGTTTATCACTACAGCACTGTTCTACGCGATGGAGCCGAGGCTTCCCATACAACAACTCCACGAAATAAGTATTCTGGGTATGTTGTGGGCTGCTCAGGCTAAGGGATACGATGATAATTACATTACCTCTCGGGTTTTCAGAGCCATTGGAGACCGCTTCTGGGGAAGTGAGATTGCTGCCGATTTCTCTACTTATGAGGGAAAGTCCCTTGCCGCTGCCAGGATTCAGGATCGCCAGTATGCAAAGGAAAGTTTGATACTCTGTGATTTTATCTGGCCAATTATGCATACCGGGATTACAGATGATCATGTGGGGGATCCCACCCTTGAGAGCAAGGTTTACTCTGCCGTTACAGGAAGGGAGATAGATGAAAAAGGACTTTACATGATAGGGGAGCGGATATTCAATCTTCAGAGGGCTATCCTTGTCAGAGAAGGACATAAAGGAAGGGAAGACGATACCCTGGAGGAGTTCAATTTCACCATACCACTGAAGGGTGATTTTTTGAATGAAGACTGCCTGCTTCCCGGAGAAGACGGCAAACCCTTTTCCAGAAAGGGTATGGTGCTGGACAGAAAAGGATTCGAAAAGATGAAGGATGAATACTATAGTATCAGAGGTTGGGATGTCTCTACCGGTTTGCAGACACCGGGGAAACTCAGGGAACTCAAATTATTGACGGCTTTGTAA
- a CDS encoding methylmalonyl-CoA mutase family protein: MSTQSKKITAKKIEEAYREAVTDFTTPSGIPVKEVYTPDDISQIDFDKDIGLPGQYPFTRGHHPQMYRGKLWNIRQIIGLSTPKRQNERLKFVLSHGANAVDCEMDTPTWYGIEPDQPYAEGQFGVCGVALHNLRDVEAMTEGLPMDALSMCWNYPLPALSQAYILTAKRRGYDISDLRVVHSALYLHLLVYTPSWPEVLYTDGRFSTLARWGNDFCEYILRNLPKWNIWYADGAAFCESGANAVQEIAFIIACRDELIREILRRGVDINAIGRGLSPTVGLDRDFFEHIAKLRAARKIWARTMKEKWGATDPKAMCLRAHGNIVGTFCTRQQPLVNIARGAIGALAGILGGCMGIQVACYDEAWSTPTEEAERIAIRTQQVLRYESGTTSVADPLAGSYYVEWLTSKFEEEIQELVDKIEDLGGWMAALKSGWIHEEVKKGLLDIQRKIDNGERVVVGVNRFQIPPEEDFKPQLYAPDNSDVDEYLENYRKFKEKRNYKNLKGKIKKLQKAASEPETNLVPYVYEALEADATFAEIIGVMRMNDGLDYDREREREFPF; the protein is encoded by the coding sequence ATGAGCACTCAATCTAAGAAAATCACAGCAAAAAAGATCGAAGAAGCATACCGGGAAGCAGTCACTGATTTCACTACTCCTTCAGGTATCCCAGTCAAAGAGGTATATACCCCGGATGATATCTCACAAATCGACTTCGACAAGGATATTGGTCTCCCCGGTCAATATCCCTTTACCAGAGGTCATCATCCCCAAATGTACAGGGGTAAACTCTGGAATATCAGACAGATAATTGGTTTATCAACACCAAAAAGACAGAATGAGAGGCTCAAGTTTGTACTATCGCACGGCGCAAATGCCGTGGATTGTGAAATGGATACTCCAACATGGTATGGTATCGAACCTGACCAGCCATATGCTGAGGGTCAATTTGGGGTTTGCGGTGTAGCTTTACATAATTTGAGGGATGTTGAGGCTATGACTGAGGGGCTGCCGATGGATGCGTTAAGCATGTGCTGGAATTATCCCCTCCCTGCACTATCCCAGGCATATATATTGACAGCCAAGAGGCGGGGCTATGATATCAGCGATCTCAGAGTAGTTCATTCGGCATTATACCTTCATCTTCTTGTTTACACGCCGAGTTGGCCTGAAGTCCTTTATACTGATGGCAGATTTTCTACACTGGCAAGATGGGGTAATGATTTCTGTGAGTATATACTGAGGAATTTGCCGAAGTGGAACATATGGTATGCTGACGGAGCTGCCTTCTGCGAGTCAGGTGCAAACGCAGTTCAGGAAATTGCATTCATAATTGCCTGTCGGGATGAACTGATCCGAGAGATACTCAGGAGGGGTGTTGACATAAATGCTATAGGTCGTGGTTTAAGCCCAACAGTTGGTTTAGATCGGGACTTCTTTGAACATATAGCCAAACTAAGGGCTGCCCGAAAGATATGGGCGCGAACCATGAAAGAAAAGTGGGGGGCTACAGACCCCAAGGCTATGTGTCTGCGAGCTCATGGGAATATAGTGGGCACTTTTTGTACCCGTCAACAACCACTCGTCAACATCGCACGAGGTGCCATAGGGGCTTTGGCTGGCATTCTTGGTGGTTGCATGGGGATTCAGGTTGCCTGTTATGACGAAGCATGGTCCACTCCGACTGAGGAAGCAGAAAGAATAGCGATAAGGACCCAGCAGGTACTACGTTACGAGTCAGGGACTACAAGTGTTGCCGACCCATTAGCAGGTTCCTATTATGTTGAGTGGTTAACCTCAAAGTTTGAGGAAGAAATTCAAGAACTGGTTGACAAAATAGAAGATTTGGGCGGCTGGATGGCGGCATTGAAGAGTGGCTGGATTCATGAAGAGGTAAAGAAGGGATTACTGGATATTCAGAGAAAGATTGATAACGGTGAGCGGGTTGTTGTAGGTGTGAACCGTTTCCAGATACCACCCGAAGAGGATTTCAAACCTCAGCTATATGCTCCTGATAATTCAGATGTGGATGAGTACTTAGAGAACTATCGGAAATTTAAAGAAAAAAGGAATTACAAAAACCTCAAGGGAAAGATCAAAAAATTACAAAAGGCAGCATCTGAACCCGAAACAAATCTCGTTCCTTACGTTTACGAGGCACTGGAAGCCGATGCTACCTTTGCAGAGATAATCGGTGTTATGAGGATGAACGACGGGTTAGATTATGATCGGGAAAGGGAAAGGGAGTTTCCTTTTTAG
- a CDS encoding 3-oxoacyl-ACP reductase family protein, producing the protein MLQEFSLDNKVAIVTGGGKGIGRAIALGLAKAGADVVVCSRNLPDLEGVSGEIKKMGRDSLAIVADVTKKEDIENLVAKTREKFGRIDILVNNAATSYLRPLMELREEGWDKVFNTNLKAVFLLSREAAMVMKEQGGGRVINITTVGAEKAENNMGAYSTSKAALKMLTKSMALEWAPFKINVNAVGPGLTKTDFSKPLWRNPDIAKGISGSIPLGRIAEPEDIVGAVVFLASDASSYITAQSIYVNGGAWA; encoded by the coding sequence ATGCTGCAAGAATTTTCATTAGACAATAAGGTAGCTATTGTTACAGGCGGAGGCAAAGGAATAGGACGGGCTATAGCTTTAGGGTTGGCAAAGGCTGGGGCAGACGTAGTGGTATGTAGCCGGAATCTTCCTGACCTGGAAGGGGTTTCTGGGGAGATAAAAAAGATGGGGAGAGACTCCCTTGCCATAGTGGCAGATGTAACAAAAAAGGAGGATATCGAAAACCTCGTAGCAAAAACCAGAGAGAAGTTTGGAAGAATCGATATACTGGTAAACAACGCTGCCACCAGTTATTTGAGACCACTGATGGAGCTTCGTGAAGAGGGCTGGGATAAGGTATTCAATACCAATCTAAAGGCAGTCTTTCTCTTAAGCAGGGAGGCAGCCATGGTGATGAAGGAACAGGGAGGTGGAAGGGTCATAAATATAACAACGGTTGGGGCAGAAAAGGCTGAGAACAACATGGGGGCATACAGTACCAGTAAGGCAGCCTTAAAAATGCTTACCAAATCTATGGCACTGGAATGGGCACCGTTCAAGATCAATGTAAACGCTGTTGGACCCGGTTTAACAAAAACTGATTTTAGTAAGCCCTTATGGAGGAACCCGGATATAGCAAAGGGAATATCGGGCAGCATCCCACTCGGTCGTATTGCTGAACCCGAGGATATTGTAGGAGCTGTAGTCTTTCTTGCCTCTGACGCTTCCTCATATATTACGGCTCAATCGATTTATGTGAATGGGGGGGCATGGGCATAA
- a CDS encoding ATP synthase F0 subunit C produces MRRRARMILFLLVVTLFSIVPMAFAAEEGGVLDSTVKSAIAIASGFAIGIAAFGGGLGQGRAIAAGLEGIARNPGASGQIMTPMIIGLALIESLVIYAFVISFMLYMKL; encoded by the coding sequence ATGAGGCGAAGGGCAAGAATGATTTTGTTTCTTCTAGTTGTTACCTTGTTTTCCATTGTCCCTATGGCTTTTGCAGCAGAAGAAGGTGGGGTGCTGGATTCTACAGTGAAGAGTGCTATAGCCATAGCGAGTGGATTTGCCATTGGAATTGCCGCCTTCGGTGGTGGATTGGGGCAGGGTAGAGCCATTGCAGCCGGGCTTGAAGGTATTGCTAGGAATCCAGGTGCTTCAGGGCAGATAATGACGCCAATGATTATTGGTCTTGCTTTGATTGAGTCCCTGGTTATCTATGCTTTTGTAATATCCTTTATGCTGTATATGAAGCTGTAA
- a CDS encoding AtpZ/AtpI family protein → MKNKRKLFRLIGRYSTIGLEMVISVVIGILFGWWLDRLFDTKPWLTMIFMLFGIVAGFRSLFRLLKDIEKDGGISQE, encoded by the coding sequence ATGAAGAATAAGAGAAAGCTTTTCAGACTGATCGGTAGATACAGTACAATTGGGCTGGAAATGGTTATCTCGGTTGTTATTGGTATCCTCTTTGGATGGTGGTTAGACAGGTTGTTCGATACTAAACCATGGTTAACAATGATCTTTATGTTGTTTGGTATTGTAGCAGGGTTCAGGAGTCTATTCAGGTTATTGAAGGATATAGAAAAGGATGGAGGAATCAGCCAGGAGTAA
- the uvrA gene encoding excinuclease ABC subunit UvrA, whose translation MVSNKIIIKGAREHNLKNIDVDIPRDKLVVITGLSGSGKSTLAFDTIYAEGQRRYVESLSAYARQFLEQMEKPDVESIEGLSPAISIEQKAISKNPRSTVATVTEIYDYLRVLFARVGKPFCYKCGKEILSQTVQQIVDQIIELPDETRIVILSPIVRGRKGEYRKELNQLRKGGYVRVKIDGKVRDLSEDIILDKNKKHHIDAIIDRLIIKENIKRRLADSLETALNLSEGIVKVEIIGGKELTFSEKFACIDCGINYPEITPRMFSFNNPYGACPTCGGLGTTMHFDPDLIVPNPGLSLREGAILPWARKNSSYFHQMLDALSEHYKIDIYTPFKDLSPEVQHALLHGSGEEKIKFYFELNGRKTFHYKEFEGIINNLERRYRETDSDFIREELERYMNNHPCPTCNGNRLRQESLFVKVDGRSICDITNLSIKEASKLFSNIRLSDRDMEIAERILKEIRERLGFLINVGVDYLTLDRPSATLSGGEGQRIRLATQIGSSLVGVLYILDEPSIGLHQRDNIRLLETLKRLRDIGNTVLVVEHDEETILSSDYIVDMGPGAGTDGGMVVFCGTPQEIVKDENSLTGKYLSRELAIPVPVKRRRHDKRYLVVRGATENNLKNISVKIPLGLFNCVTGVSGSGKSTLVIDTIYKVLAQKLHYTKERAGKVAEIEGIEYIDKVIDIDQSPIGRTPRSNPATYTGVFTHIRDIFSKLPESKARGYMPGRYSFNVKGGRCEACRGDGTIKIEMHFLPDLYVTCEVCKGRRYNRETLEIQYKGKNIADILDMTVDQAFAFLSRVPKIKAKLQTLSDVGLNYIKLGQSATTLSGGEAQRVKLAKELSKKSTGKTLYILDEPTTGLHFADIQKLLHVLNKLVNAGNTVIVIEHNLEVIKTADFIIDLGPEGGEKGGEVVACGTPEELTCISESYTGQFLKKVIN comes from the coding sequence ATGGTAAGCAACAAAATTATAATCAAAGGAGCCAGAGAACATAATCTTAAGAATATTGATGTTGATATTCCCAGAGATAAATTGGTAGTAATTACAGGATTAAGCGGTTCTGGAAAATCAACACTTGCATTCGATACTATTTATGCTGAAGGACAGCGAAGATATGTGGAGTCTCTTTCTGCTTATGCCCGGCAGTTCTTGGAACAGATGGAAAAGCCTGACGTAGAATCCATTGAGGGGCTTTCTCCCGCTATCTCTATCGAACAAAAAGCCATTAGTAAAAATCCTCGCTCCACTGTGGCAACGGTCACCGAGATATACGACTATCTGCGAGTACTGTTTGCTAGAGTCGGTAAACCTTTCTGTTATAAATGTGGCAAAGAGATTCTCTCTCAAACTGTTCAGCAAATCGTTGACCAAATAATCGAGTTACCAGATGAAACCAGGATCGTCATCTTATCGCCAATAGTCAGGGGAAGGAAGGGAGAATATAGAAAAGAGCTGAATCAACTACGAAAGGGTGGTTATGTAAGGGTTAAAATTGATGGAAAGGTAAGAGACCTTAGCGAAGATATCATCCTGGATAAAAACAAGAAGCACCATATAGATGCCATAATAGACCGACTTATCATTAAGGAAAATATAAAGAGGAGGCTTGCAGACTCTCTGGAGACTGCCCTTAACCTCTCCGAAGGAATAGTTAAAGTAGAGATAATTGGTGGTAAGGAACTAACATTCAGTGAAAAGTTTGCCTGTATAGACTGTGGTATCAATTACCCGGAAATAACTCCAAGGATGTTCTCCTTTAATAACCCTTACGGAGCCTGTCCTACTTGTGGAGGATTAGGGACTACTATGCACTTCGACCCTGATCTTATCGTACCCAACCCCGGTTTGTCGCTGAGGGAAGGAGCAATTTTGCCCTGGGCCAGGAAAAATTCTAGCTATTTCCATCAGATGTTAGATGCCTTGAGTGAACACTATAAGATAGATATATACACCCCCTTCAAGGACTTATCTCCTGAAGTTCAACACGCTCTTCTCCATGGTTCCGGAGAGGAAAAGATAAAATTCTACTTTGAATTAAATGGACGGAAGACCTTTCATTATAAAGAGTTTGAAGGGATTATAAATAACCTTGAACGCCGATATAGAGAGACCGATTCCGACTTCATTCGAGAAGAATTAGAGAGGTATATGAATAATCATCCCTGTCCTACCTGCAATGGAAACAGATTACGTCAGGAGAGTCTTTTCGTTAAGGTAGACGGCAGGTCAATATGTGATATAACGAACCTCTCAATAAAAGAAGCTTCCAAACTATTCTCTAATATTCGGTTAAGTGATCGGGATATGGAGATAGCAGAGCGAATATTAAAAGAGATTCGAGAAAGATTGGGGTTCCTGATAAATGTTGGTGTAGACTATTTAACCTTAGATCGGCCATCAGCTACTCTATCTGGGGGAGAGGGACAACGCATCAGGCTTGCTACTCAGATTGGTTCTAGTCTGGTAGGAGTTCTCTATATATTGGACGAACCCAGTATAGGATTGCATCAAAGGGATAATATCAGACTCCTTGAGACTTTAAAGAGACTACGTGATATAGGCAACACTGTACTGGTTGTAGAACACGACGAAGAAACCATTCTTTCATCTGATTATATTGTGGATATGGGGCCAGGCGCAGGAACTGATGGTGGAATGGTAGTATTCTGCGGAACACCACAGGAAATAGTTAAAGATGAGAATTCTTTGACAGGAAAGTACCTCTCAAGGGAGTTAGCAATTCCAGTACCCGTTAAACGACGTAGGCATGACAAAAGATACTTAGTTGTGAGGGGAGCTACTGAAAATAACTTGAAAAATATATCAGTTAAGATACCCCTGGGACTGTTTAATTGCGTAACCGGAGTTTCTGGTTCAGGAAAAAGTACATTGGTAATCGATACAATATATAAGGTTTTAGCTCAAAAACTCCACTATACCAAAGAGCGAGCTGGAAAGGTTGCGGAGATTGAAGGGATTGAATACATAGATAAAGTTATAGATATAGACCAGAGCCCCATAGGAAGAACCCCTCGTTCTAATCCAGCTACCTATACCGGAGTTTTTACTCATATTCGAGATATATTCTCTAAACTCCCAGAATCAAAAGCACGGGGATATATGCCAGGAAGATACAGTTTTAATGTTAAGGGAGGAAGGTGTGAAGCATGCAGAGGTGACGGAACCATAAAGATCGAGATGCATTTCCTTCCTGACCTTTATGTTACCTGTGAGGTATGTAAGGGGAGAAGATACAATAGGGAAACATTAGAAATACAGTATAAAGGAAAAAATATTGCTGATATCTTAGACATGACGGTAGATCAGGCATTTGCTTTTTTAAGCAGGGTCCCAAAGATCAAGGCAAAACTTCAAACCCTTTCTGACGTGGGCTTAAATTATATAAAATTAGGGCAGTCAGCTACTACCCTATCGGGTGGAGAAGCTCAAAGGGTAAAGTTGGCAAAAGAATTAAGCAAAAAGAGCACGGGGAAGACCCTCTATATTCTGGATGAACCAACTACAGGCCTTCATTTCGCTGATATTCAAAAGTTACTCCATGTTTTAAATAAACTGGTTAATGCAGGAAATACAGTTATTGTAATCGAGCATAACCTTGAGGTAATAAAAACCGCAGACTTTATAATTGATTTAGGGCCAGAAGGCGGAGAAAAAGGTGGGGAAGTAGTGGCATGTGGAACCCCGGAAGAATTGACATGCATAAGCGAATCTTATACCGGTCAGTTTTTAAAAAAGGTAATTAACTAA
- a CDS encoding ATP synthase subunit I → MNEVKEESRLTSIQRNNIIILLILTLGSIVYKSSAVTLGVFLGGVIVILNFWFLRKIIEGGFKKGDNVAAFALSYFFKFAALVAIIFVVIYSGIVNTLGLIIGLSTVFIGIALDGFVQVLKKP, encoded by the coding sequence GTGAATGAAGTTAAAGAAGAATCGAGACTTACTTCTATTCAGAGAAATAATATAATAATACTTCTGATTCTTACCTTGGGTAGCATAGTCTATAAATCATCTGCTGTTACTCTGGGAGTGTTTTTAGGAGGGGTTATAGTCATCCTGAATTTTTGGTTTCTCCGCAAGATTATTGAGGGTGGTTTTAAAAAGGGAGATAATGTTGCGGCTTTCGCATTGAGTTATTTTTTTAAATTTGCCGCCCTGGTTGCAATTATATTTGTGGTTATCTATTCTGGTATTGTGAATACGCTTGGTCTAATAATAGGGCTCTCAACAGTATTCATCGGTATTGCTCTGGACGGATTCGTTCAAGTATTAAAGAAACCATAG
- a CDS encoding AURKAIP1/COX24 domain-containing protein has product MGSVVKKRRKKIRKHKYKKLRSRTRHKRRK; this is encoded by the coding sequence ATGGGCAGTGTTGTGAAGAAGAGAAGAAAAAAGATACGTAAACATAAATACAAAAAATTACGGTCCCGTACACGACATAAAAGGAGAAAATGA